From Cherax quadricarinatus isolate ZL_2023a unplaced genomic scaffold, ASM3850222v1 Contig1599, whole genome shotgun sequence, the proteins below share one genomic window:
- the LOC128704782 gene encoding intraflagellar transport protein 22 homolog, which produces MTHKIKILMVGPTECGKTALANFLSESGEVGSGEYRPTKGCRIVEFEIPNLTVNSMTTKAEVELWDVSGDRWFENCWPAIQRGVNGIVFVYSPGREDHARTLDTFYTHFVEQQGLRETQCVVFCHYKPDYKGKGAKLSNSFNQIPKIDTQLDEDSGSVRRDFNNFVASVLGHMSAVAEMQENSILL; this is translated from the exons TGTGGCAAGACTGCTCTAGCCAACTTTCTGAGTGAGTCGGGAGAGGTGGGCAGCGGCGAGTATCGACCGACCAAAGGCTGTCGCATTGTTGAGTTTGAAATTCCTAACCTGACTGTCAACAGCATGACAACGAAAGCTGAAGTTGAACTTTGGGATGTGAGCGGAGATAGATG GTTTGAAAATTGCTGGCCAGCTATTCAGAGAGGTGTCAATGGTATTGTGTTTGTGTATAGTCCCGGGCGGGAGGACCACGCACGCACCTTAGACACCTTTTATACCCACTTTGTGGAGCAGCAAGGTCTCCGTGAGACTCAATGTGTTGTATTTTGCCATTACAAGCCAGACTATAAGGGCAAAGGAGCTAAACTCT CGAATTCTTTCAACCAGATCCCAAAAATTGACACACAGCTGGACGAGGACAGTGGAAGCGTTAGGAGAGATTTCAACAATTTTGTGGCTTCTGTTTTAGGGCACATGTCTGCAGTAGCTGAAATGCAGGAGAACTCAATTCTTTTGTAA